A genomic region of Raphanus sativus cultivar WK10039 chromosome 6, ASM80110v3, whole genome shotgun sequence contains the following coding sequences:
- the LOC108805879 gene encoding peptidyl-prolyl cis-trans isomerase CYP40, which produces MGKSKCFMDISIGGELEGRIIIELYDDVVPKTAQNFRSLCTGDKGIGPNTAVPLHYKGNRFHRVIKGFMIQGGDISANDGTGGESIYGLKFEDENFELKHERKGMLSMANSGPNTNASQFFITTTRTSHLDGKHVVFGRVTKGMGVVRSIEHVSTEENASPSLDVVIHDCGVIPEGEDDGICNFFKDGDVFPDWPIDLNESPPELSWWMETVDSVKASGNDHFKKQDYKMALRKYRKALRYLDICWEKDGIDQETSTALRKTKSQIFTNSAACKLKFGDAKGALLDTEFAMRDEDNNVKALFRQGQAHMALNNIDAAAESLEKALQFEPNDAGLKKEYAAVMKKIAIRDNKEKKQYRKMFG; this is translated from the exons ATGGGCAAGTCAAAGTGTTTCATGGACATTAGCATTGGAGGCGAGCTTGAAGGGCGAATCATCATCGAGCTTTACGACGACGTCGTCCCCAAAACCGCCCAGAATTTTCGATCCCTTTGCACCGGCGACAAAGGCATCGGCCCCAACACCGCCGTCCCTCTCCACTACAAG GGGAATCGGTTCCATCGTGTAATAAAGGGGTTTATGATTCAAGGTGGGGACATATCAGCTAACGATGGTACTGGTGGTGAATCTATCTACGGGTTAAAGTTTGAAGATGAGAACTTTGAGCTGAAACATGAGAGGAAAGGGATGCTCTCTATGGCTAACTCTGGCCCCAACACTAACGCCTCTCAGTTTTTCATCACCACCACTCGCACTTCTCATCTTGATGGCAAGCATGTCGTCTTTGGAAGGGTCACCAAAGGAATGGGAGTGGTTCGTTCCATTGAGCATGTTTCGACGGAGGAAAACGCTTCTCCTTCTCTCGATGTTGTGATTCATGACTGTGGGGTCATTCCTGAGGGTGAAGATGATGGGATTTGTAACTTTTTCAAGGACGGTGATGTCTTCCCTGACTGGCCTATTGATCTTAATGAAAGCCCTCCTGAGTTGTCTTGGTGGATGGAGACTGTTGATTCTGTCAAGGCTAGTGGTAACGACCACTTTAAG AAACAAGACTACAAGATGGCTCTTAGAAAGTACCGCAAGGCTTTGCGTTATCTGGATATTTGCTGGGAGAAAGATGGCATTGACCAAG AGACGAGCACTGCCTTGCGTAAGACAAAGTCGCAGATCTTCACTAACAGTGCT GCCTGTAAACTGAAATTTGGAGATGCAAAGGGAGCATTGTTGGACACTGAATTTGCTATGCGTGATGAAGATAACAATGTCAAAGCATTGTTTCGACAGGGACAG GCACACATGGCTCTCAATAATATCGATGCTGCTGCTGAAAGCCTGGAGAAAGCTCTTCAGTTCGAACCTAACGATG CTGGCCTCAAGAAAGAATATGCTGCTGTAATGAAAAAG ATTGCCATTAGAGACAATAAAGAGAAAAAGCAGTACCGCAAAATGTTTGGATAG